In Scleropages formosus chromosome 10, fSclFor1.1, whole genome shotgun sequence, a single genomic region encodes these proteins:
- the rasgrp4 gene encoding RAS guanyl-releasing protein 4 isoform X2: MLRRESRKSRKVQRRMTCPSPREILRVLETPPTSTVRATTLDELIQQSLHCFDSDGKLSAGTDLVHMTLMMHSWVVPSHTFARKLLSLYKDCPTDRRARQQLQICHLIRQWISQFPAVFEGDPLLEQVMRELRVLVKAEGHESHCQLIDTSYLDPPVKSSQGPSPRVKKRKVSLLFDHMEPDEMAELLTYLEFEHFCKVSYLDYRSYVVRGSVRGNPALELSVMLCNGVSQWVQLMILSKHTPQQRAQVFIKFIHVAQKLRALQNFNTLMAVTGGLCHSAISRLKETACLLPPDVTKTLSEMTELLSSYSNYSTYRRVYSESTGFKVPILGVHLKDLISLNEALPNYLEEDKINLSKLQHLYSNISELLAVHACTPPFEPNKDLLHLLTLSLDLYYTEDEIYELSYAKEPKRNTVQPAVPVKPPVIIEWGSEVTLRLDPDTISKHVQQMVDSVMKNYDLDFDGYISLEDFEKIAANFPFSFCTHESDREGEISREEITSYFMRGMSICAKLGFNFQHNFHEMTYKKPTFCDSCGGFLWGVIKQGYHCRDCGANCHKHCRGQVGLECMKRFKISSGGSCPCTPAPEIKAKGSSWSQGAETAEDKAALQENGEISKHLDQSTQTEPGVWTPAHRDRKPSCISTDIPGSLEKDRNISCVPLQQRQRQQDRSPARQRAQNPIVPTSFLLEKMEELHLHKDKGRAPD; this comes from the exons ATGCTTCGCAGAGAGAGCAG AAAGAGTCGTAAGGTGCAGAGGCGGATGACCTGCCCCAGCCCTAGGGAGATCCTCCGAGTGTTGgagaccccccccaccagcaCCGTTCGTGCCACCACGCTGGATGAGCTCATCCAGCAGAGCCTGCACTGCTTCG ACTCGGATGGGAAGCTGAGCGCGGGGACAGACTTGGTCCACATGACCCTGATGATGCACAGCTGGGTTGTTCCATCCCACACCTTTGCACGCAAGCTGCTCTCTCT CTATAAGGACTGCCCCACGGACAGGAGGGcacggcagcagctgcagatcTGTCACCTCATCAG GCAATGGATTAGCCAGTTCCCAGCAGTGTTTGAGGGGGACCCTTTGCTGGAGCAGGTCATGCGGGAACTGCGGGTCCTGGTCAAGGCAGAGGGACATGAGTCCCACTGCCAGCTGATTGACACCTCCTACCT TGACCCCCCTGTAAAGTCCTCACAAGGGCCCTCTCCTCGtgtgaagaagaggaaggtgtCGCTGCTCTTTGACCACATGGAGCCGGACGAAATGGCTGAACTTCTTACCTACCTGGAGTTCGAGCACTTCTGCAAGGTCTCG TATCTTGACTACCGCAGCTACGTGGTCCGGGGCTCAGTGCGGGGGAACCCAGCTCTGGAGCTCTCCGTAATGCTATGCAATGGGGTGTCCCAGTGGGTGCAGCTTATGATcctcagcaaacacacaccgcAGCAGAGAGCCCAAGTCTTCATCAAGTTCATCCATGTTGCCCAG AAGCTGCGGGCACTGCAGAACTTCAACACGCTGATGGCTGTGACGGGGGGTCTCTGTCACAGCGCCATCTCCCGTCTGAAGGAGACTGCCTGCCTGCTGCCCCCCGATGTGACCAAG ACTCTGAGCGAGATGACAGAGCTGCTGTCCTCCTACAGCAACTACAGCACCTACCGTCGCGTTTACAGCGAGAGCACAGGCTTCAAGGTGCCCATCCTCGGCGTGCACCTGAAGGACCTCATCTCCCTCAACGAAGCACTGCCCAACTACCTGGAGGAGGACAAGATCAACCTGTCCAAGTTGCAGCACCTGTACAGCAACATCTCTGAGCTACTGGCTGTTCATGCATGCACACCACCCTTTGAGCCCAACAAGGACCTGCTGCACCTACTGACG CTGTCCCTGGACCTGTACTACACTGAGGATGAGATTTATGAGCTCTCCTACGCCAAGGAACCCAAAAGAAATACTGTGCAG CCTGCAGTTCCAGTTAAACCACCTGTAATCATAGAGTGGGGGTCAGAAGTGACGCTGCGACTTGACCCTGACACAATTTCAAAACACGTCCAACAGATGGTGGAC TCCGTAATGAAGAATTATGACCTTGACTTTGACGGTTACATCTCCCTGGAGGACTTTGAGAAGATTGCTGCTAACTTCCCCTTCTCTTTCTGCACACATGAAAGTGATAG GGAAGGGGAAATAAGCCGGGAGGAAATAACCTCCTACTTCATGAGAGGCATGTCCATCTGTGCCAAGCTGGGCTTCAACTTCCAGCACAACTTCCATGAGATGACCTATAAGAAGCCTACCTTCTGCGACTCCTGTGGGGGCTTT CTCTGGGGAGTCATCAAGCAGGGCTACCACTGCAGAG acTGCGGAGCAAATTGTCACAAGCACTGCAGGGGTCAGGTTGGGTTGGAGTGCATGAAGAGGTTCAAAATTTCTTCTGGAGGCTCCTGTCCATGTACCCCTGCCCCTGAGATTAAggcaaaaggcagtagctggA GCCAGGGAGCAGAAACGGCCGAGGACAAAGCGGCACTGCaagaaaatggagaaatttcaaaacatttgGACCAATCAACACAAACAGAACCAGGGGTATGGACACCAGCACATCGAGACAGGAAACCCAGCTGCATCAGCACAGATATCCCAGGGTCGTTAGagaag GACAGGAACATTTCTTGTGTGCCTCTCcaacaaagacagagacagcaGGACAGGTCTCCAGCACGACAGAGAGCACAGAACCCCATTGTGCCTACGTCCTTCCTTCTGGAAAAGATGGAGGAGCTACACCTGCATAAAGATAAAGGCAGGGCACCTGACTGA
- the rasgrp4 gene encoding RAS guanyl-releasing protein 4 isoform X3, producing the protein MTCPSPREILRVLETPPTSTVRATTLDELIQQSLHCFDSDGKLSAGTDLVHMTLMMHSWVVPSHTFARKLLSLYKDCPTDRRARQQLQICHLIRQWISQFPAVFEGDPLLEQVMRELRVLVKAEGHESHCQLIDTSYLDPPVKSSQGPSPRVKKRKVSLLFDHMEPDEMAELLTYLEFEHFCKVSYLDYRSYVVRGSVRGNPALELSVMLCNGVSQWVQLMILSKHTPQQRAQVFIKFIHVAQKLRALQNFNTLMAVTGGLCHSAISRLKETACLLPPDVTKTLSEMTELLSSYSNYSTYRRVYSESTGFKVPILGVHLKDLISLNEALPNYLEEDKINLSKLQHLYSNISELLAVHACTPPFEPNKDLLHLLTLSLDLYYTEDEIYELSYAKEPKRNTVQPAVPVKPPVIIEWGSEVTLRLDPDTISKHVQQMVDSVMKNYDLDFDGYISLEDFEKIAANFPFSFCTHESDREGEISREEITSYFMRGMSICAKLGFNFQHNFHEMTYKKPTFCDSCGGFLWGVIKQGYHCRDCGANCHKHCRGQVGLECMKRFKISSGGSCPCTPAPEIKAKGSSWSSEEDTFVFPQGQGAETAEDKAALQENGEISKHLDQSTQTEPGVWTPAHRDRKPSCISTDIPGSLEKDRNISCVPLQQRQRQQDRSPARQRAQNPIVPTSFLLEKMEELHLHKDKGRAPD; encoded by the exons ATGACCTGCCCCAGCCCTAGGGAGATCCTCCGAGTGTTGgagaccccccccaccagcaCCGTTCGTGCCACCACGCTGGATGAGCTCATCCAGCAGAGCCTGCACTGCTTCG ACTCGGATGGGAAGCTGAGCGCGGGGACAGACTTGGTCCACATGACCCTGATGATGCACAGCTGGGTTGTTCCATCCCACACCTTTGCACGCAAGCTGCTCTCTCT CTATAAGGACTGCCCCACGGACAGGAGGGcacggcagcagctgcagatcTGTCACCTCATCAG GCAATGGATTAGCCAGTTCCCAGCAGTGTTTGAGGGGGACCCTTTGCTGGAGCAGGTCATGCGGGAACTGCGGGTCCTGGTCAAGGCAGAGGGACATGAGTCCCACTGCCAGCTGATTGACACCTCCTACCT TGACCCCCCTGTAAAGTCCTCACAAGGGCCCTCTCCTCGtgtgaagaagaggaaggtgtCGCTGCTCTTTGACCACATGGAGCCGGACGAAATGGCTGAACTTCTTACCTACCTGGAGTTCGAGCACTTCTGCAAGGTCTCG TATCTTGACTACCGCAGCTACGTGGTCCGGGGCTCAGTGCGGGGGAACCCAGCTCTGGAGCTCTCCGTAATGCTATGCAATGGGGTGTCCCAGTGGGTGCAGCTTATGATcctcagcaaacacacaccgcAGCAGAGAGCCCAAGTCTTCATCAAGTTCATCCATGTTGCCCAG AAGCTGCGGGCACTGCAGAACTTCAACACGCTGATGGCTGTGACGGGGGGTCTCTGTCACAGCGCCATCTCCCGTCTGAAGGAGACTGCCTGCCTGCTGCCCCCCGATGTGACCAAG ACTCTGAGCGAGATGACAGAGCTGCTGTCCTCCTACAGCAACTACAGCACCTACCGTCGCGTTTACAGCGAGAGCACAGGCTTCAAGGTGCCCATCCTCGGCGTGCACCTGAAGGACCTCATCTCCCTCAACGAAGCACTGCCCAACTACCTGGAGGAGGACAAGATCAACCTGTCCAAGTTGCAGCACCTGTACAGCAACATCTCTGAGCTACTGGCTGTTCATGCATGCACACCACCCTTTGAGCCCAACAAGGACCTGCTGCACCTACTGACG CTGTCCCTGGACCTGTACTACACTGAGGATGAGATTTATGAGCTCTCCTACGCCAAGGAACCCAAAAGAAATACTGTGCAG CCTGCAGTTCCAGTTAAACCACCTGTAATCATAGAGTGGGGGTCAGAAGTGACGCTGCGACTTGACCCTGACACAATTTCAAAACACGTCCAACAGATGGTGGAC TCCGTAATGAAGAATTATGACCTTGACTTTGACGGTTACATCTCCCTGGAGGACTTTGAGAAGATTGCTGCTAACTTCCCCTTCTCTTTCTGCACACATGAAAGTGATAG GGAAGGGGAAATAAGCCGGGAGGAAATAACCTCCTACTTCATGAGAGGCATGTCCATCTGTGCCAAGCTGGGCTTCAACTTCCAGCACAACTTCCATGAGATGACCTATAAGAAGCCTACCTTCTGCGACTCCTGTGGGGGCTTT CTCTGGGGAGTCATCAAGCAGGGCTACCACTGCAGAG acTGCGGAGCAAATTGTCACAAGCACTGCAGGGGTCAGGTTGGGTTGGAGTGCATGAAGAGGTTCAAAATTTCTTCTGGAGGCTCCTGTCCATGTACCCCTGCCCCTGAGATTAAggcaaaaggcagtagctggA GCTCTGAGGAGGACACCTTTGTGTTTCCTCAAGGCCAGGGAGCAGAAACGGCCGAGGACAAAGCGGCACTGCaagaaaatggagaaatttcaaaacatttgGACCAATCAACACAAACAGAACCAGGGGTATGGACACCAGCACATCGAGACAGGAAACCCAGCTGCATCAGCACAGATATCCCAGGGTCGTTAGagaag GACAGGAACATTTCTTGTGTGCCTCTCcaacaaagacagagacagcaGGACAGGTCTCCAGCACGACAGAGAGCACAGAACCCCATTGTGCCTACGTCCTTCCTTCTGGAAAAGATGGAGGAGCTACACCTGCATAAAGATAAAGGCAGGGCACCTGACTGA
- the rasgrp4 gene encoding RAS guanyl-releasing protein 4 isoform X1 — translation MLRRESRKSRKVQRRMTCPSPREILRVLETPPTSTVRATTLDELIQQSLHCFDSDGKLSAGTDLVHMTLMMHSWVVPSHTFARKLLSLYKDCPTDRRARQQLQICHLIRQWISQFPAVFEGDPLLEQVMRELRVLVKAEGHESHCQLIDTSYLDPPVKSSQGPSPRVKKRKVSLLFDHMEPDEMAELLTYLEFEHFCKVSYLDYRSYVVRGSVRGNPALELSVMLCNGVSQWVQLMILSKHTPQQRAQVFIKFIHVAQKLRALQNFNTLMAVTGGLCHSAISRLKETACLLPPDVTKTLSEMTELLSSYSNYSTYRRVYSESTGFKVPILGVHLKDLISLNEALPNYLEEDKINLSKLQHLYSNISELLAVHACTPPFEPNKDLLHLLTLSLDLYYTEDEIYELSYAKEPKRNTVQPAVPVKPPVIIEWGSEVTLRLDPDTISKHVQQMVDSVMKNYDLDFDGYISLEDFEKIAANFPFSFCTHESDREGEISREEITSYFMRGMSICAKLGFNFQHNFHEMTYKKPTFCDSCGGFLWGVIKQGYHCRDCGANCHKHCRGQVGLECMKRFKISSGGSCPCTPAPEIKAKGSSWSSEEDTFVFPQGQGAETAEDKAALQENGEISKHLDQSTQTEPGVWTPAHRDRKPSCISTDIPGSLEKDRNISCVPLQQRQRQQDRSPARQRAQNPIVPTSFLLEKMEELHLHKDKGRAPD, via the exons ATGCTTCGCAGAGAGAGCAG AAAGAGTCGTAAGGTGCAGAGGCGGATGACCTGCCCCAGCCCTAGGGAGATCCTCCGAGTGTTGgagaccccccccaccagcaCCGTTCGTGCCACCACGCTGGATGAGCTCATCCAGCAGAGCCTGCACTGCTTCG ACTCGGATGGGAAGCTGAGCGCGGGGACAGACTTGGTCCACATGACCCTGATGATGCACAGCTGGGTTGTTCCATCCCACACCTTTGCACGCAAGCTGCTCTCTCT CTATAAGGACTGCCCCACGGACAGGAGGGcacggcagcagctgcagatcTGTCACCTCATCAG GCAATGGATTAGCCAGTTCCCAGCAGTGTTTGAGGGGGACCCTTTGCTGGAGCAGGTCATGCGGGAACTGCGGGTCCTGGTCAAGGCAGAGGGACATGAGTCCCACTGCCAGCTGATTGACACCTCCTACCT TGACCCCCCTGTAAAGTCCTCACAAGGGCCCTCTCCTCGtgtgaagaagaggaaggtgtCGCTGCTCTTTGACCACATGGAGCCGGACGAAATGGCTGAACTTCTTACCTACCTGGAGTTCGAGCACTTCTGCAAGGTCTCG TATCTTGACTACCGCAGCTACGTGGTCCGGGGCTCAGTGCGGGGGAACCCAGCTCTGGAGCTCTCCGTAATGCTATGCAATGGGGTGTCCCAGTGGGTGCAGCTTATGATcctcagcaaacacacaccgcAGCAGAGAGCCCAAGTCTTCATCAAGTTCATCCATGTTGCCCAG AAGCTGCGGGCACTGCAGAACTTCAACACGCTGATGGCTGTGACGGGGGGTCTCTGTCACAGCGCCATCTCCCGTCTGAAGGAGACTGCCTGCCTGCTGCCCCCCGATGTGACCAAG ACTCTGAGCGAGATGACAGAGCTGCTGTCCTCCTACAGCAACTACAGCACCTACCGTCGCGTTTACAGCGAGAGCACAGGCTTCAAGGTGCCCATCCTCGGCGTGCACCTGAAGGACCTCATCTCCCTCAACGAAGCACTGCCCAACTACCTGGAGGAGGACAAGATCAACCTGTCCAAGTTGCAGCACCTGTACAGCAACATCTCTGAGCTACTGGCTGTTCATGCATGCACACCACCCTTTGAGCCCAACAAGGACCTGCTGCACCTACTGACG CTGTCCCTGGACCTGTACTACACTGAGGATGAGATTTATGAGCTCTCCTACGCCAAGGAACCCAAAAGAAATACTGTGCAG CCTGCAGTTCCAGTTAAACCACCTGTAATCATAGAGTGGGGGTCAGAAGTGACGCTGCGACTTGACCCTGACACAATTTCAAAACACGTCCAACAGATGGTGGAC TCCGTAATGAAGAATTATGACCTTGACTTTGACGGTTACATCTCCCTGGAGGACTTTGAGAAGATTGCTGCTAACTTCCCCTTCTCTTTCTGCACACATGAAAGTGATAG GGAAGGGGAAATAAGCCGGGAGGAAATAACCTCCTACTTCATGAGAGGCATGTCCATCTGTGCCAAGCTGGGCTTCAACTTCCAGCACAACTTCCATGAGATGACCTATAAGAAGCCTACCTTCTGCGACTCCTGTGGGGGCTTT CTCTGGGGAGTCATCAAGCAGGGCTACCACTGCAGAG acTGCGGAGCAAATTGTCACAAGCACTGCAGGGGTCAGGTTGGGTTGGAGTGCATGAAGAGGTTCAAAATTTCTTCTGGAGGCTCCTGTCCATGTACCCCTGCCCCTGAGATTAAggcaaaaggcagtagctggA GCTCTGAGGAGGACACCTTTGTGTTTCCTCAAGGCCAGGGAGCAGAAACGGCCGAGGACAAAGCGGCACTGCaagaaaatggagaaatttcaaaacatttgGACCAATCAACACAAACAGAACCAGGGGTATGGACACCAGCACATCGAGACAGGAAACCCAGCTGCATCAGCACAGATATCCCAGGGTCGTTAGagaag GACAGGAACATTTCTTGTGTGCCTCTCcaacaaagacagagacagcaGGACAGGTCTCCAGCACGACAGAGAGCACAGAACCCCATTGTGCCTACGTCCTTCCTTCTGGAAAAGATGGAGGAGCTACACCTGCATAAAGATAAAGGCAGGGCACCTGACTGA
- the rasgrp4 gene encoding RAS guanyl-releasing protein 4 isoform X4 yields the protein MTLMMHSWVVPSHTFARKLLSLYKDCPTDRRARQQLQICHLIRQWISQFPAVFEGDPLLEQVMRELRVLVKAEGHESHCQLIDTSYLDPPVKSSQGPSPRVKKRKVSLLFDHMEPDEMAELLTYLEFEHFCKVSYLDYRSYVVRGSVRGNPALELSVMLCNGVSQWVQLMILSKHTPQQRAQVFIKFIHVAQKLRALQNFNTLMAVTGGLCHSAISRLKETACLLPPDVTKTLSEMTELLSSYSNYSTYRRVYSESTGFKVPILGVHLKDLISLNEALPNYLEEDKINLSKLQHLYSNISELLAVHACTPPFEPNKDLLHLLTLSLDLYYTEDEIYELSYAKEPKRNTVQPAVPVKPPVIIEWGSEVTLRLDPDTISKHVQQMVDSVMKNYDLDFDGYISLEDFEKIAANFPFSFCTHESDREGEISREEITSYFMRGMSICAKLGFNFQHNFHEMTYKKPTFCDSCGGFLWGVIKQGYHCRDCGANCHKHCRGQVGLECMKRFKISSGGSCPCTPAPEIKAKGSSWSSEEDTFVFPQGQGAETAEDKAALQENGEISKHLDQSTQTEPGVWTPAHRDRKPSCISTDIPGSLEKDRNISCVPLQQRQRQQDRSPARQRAQNPIVPTSFLLEKMEELHLHKDKGRAPD from the exons ATGACCCTGATGATGCACAGCTGGGTTGTTCCATCCCACACCTTTGCACGCAAGCTGCTCTCTCT CTATAAGGACTGCCCCACGGACAGGAGGGcacggcagcagctgcagatcTGTCACCTCATCAG GCAATGGATTAGCCAGTTCCCAGCAGTGTTTGAGGGGGACCCTTTGCTGGAGCAGGTCATGCGGGAACTGCGGGTCCTGGTCAAGGCAGAGGGACATGAGTCCCACTGCCAGCTGATTGACACCTCCTACCT TGACCCCCCTGTAAAGTCCTCACAAGGGCCCTCTCCTCGtgtgaagaagaggaaggtgtCGCTGCTCTTTGACCACATGGAGCCGGACGAAATGGCTGAACTTCTTACCTACCTGGAGTTCGAGCACTTCTGCAAGGTCTCG TATCTTGACTACCGCAGCTACGTGGTCCGGGGCTCAGTGCGGGGGAACCCAGCTCTGGAGCTCTCCGTAATGCTATGCAATGGGGTGTCCCAGTGGGTGCAGCTTATGATcctcagcaaacacacaccgcAGCAGAGAGCCCAAGTCTTCATCAAGTTCATCCATGTTGCCCAG AAGCTGCGGGCACTGCAGAACTTCAACACGCTGATGGCTGTGACGGGGGGTCTCTGTCACAGCGCCATCTCCCGTCTGAAGGAGACTGCCTGCCTGCTGCCCCCCGATGTGACCAAG ACTCTGAGCGAGATGACAGAGCTGCTGTCCTCCTACAGCAACTACAGCACCTACCGTCGCGTTTACAGCGAGAGCACAGGCTTCAAGGTGCCCATCCTCGGCGTGCACCTGAAGGACCTCATCTCCCTCAACGAAGCACTGCCCAACTACCTGGAGGAGGACAAGATCAACCTGTCCAAGTTGCAGCACCTGTACAGCAACATCTCTGAGCTACTGGCTGTTCATGCATGCACACCACCCTTTGAGCCCAACAAGGACCTGCTGCACCTACTGACG CTGTCCCTGGACCTGTACTACACTGAGGATGAGATTTATGAGCTCTCCTACGCCAAGGAACCCAAAAGAAATACTGTGCAG CCTGCAGTTCCAGTTAAACCACCTGTAATCATAGAGTGGGGGTCAGAAGTGACGCTGCGACTTGACCCTGACACAATTTCAAAACACGTCCAACAGATGGTGGAC TCCGTAATGAAGAATTATGACCTTGACTTTGACGGTTACATCTCCCTGGAGGACTTTGAGAAGATTGCTGCTAACTTCCCCTTCTCTTTCTGCACACATGAAAGTGATAG GGAAGGGGAAATAAGCCGGGAGGAAATAACCTCCTACTTCATGAGAGGCATGTCCATCTGTGCCAAGCTGGGCTTCAACTTCCAGCACAACTTCCATGAGATGACCTATAAGAAGCCTACCTTCTGCGACTCCTGTGGGGGCTTT CTCTGGGGAGTCATCAAGCAGGGCTACCACTGCAGAG acTGCGGAGCAAATTGTCACAAGCACTGCAGGGGTCAGGTTGGGTTGGAGTGCATGAAGAGGTTCAAAATTTCTTCTGGAGGCTCCTGTCCATGTACCCCTGCCCCTGAGATTAAggcaaaaggcagtagctggA GCTCTGAGGAGGACACCTTTGTGTTTCCTCAAGGCCAGGGAGCAGAAACGGCCGAGGACAAAGCGGCACTGCaagaaaatggagaaatttcaaaacatttgGACCAATCAACACAAACAGAACCAGGGGTATGGACACCAGCACATCGAGACAGGAAACCCAGCTGCATCAGCACAGATATCCCAGGGTCGTTAGagaag GACAGGAACATTTCTTGTGTGCCTCTCcaacaaagacagagacagcaGGACAGGTCTCCAGCACGACAGAGAGCACAGAACCCCATTGTGCCTACGTCCTTCCTTCTGGAAAAGATGGAGGAGCTACACCTGCATAAAGATAAAGGCAGGGCACCTGACTGA